In one Streptomyces sp. NBC_01288 genomic region, the following are encoded:
- a CDS encoding NAD-dependent epimerase/dehydratase family protein, whose amino-acid sequence MRLLVLGGTEFAGRAVVEAALGRGWEVTVLNRGRHETPAGVRALLGDRTAPGGLAALASGEWDAVVDTWSAAPRAVDDAARLLADRVGRYVYVSSCSVYAWAPPAGYGEDAPLVEGASASADKTDYARDKRGGELAALGAFGAERSVFARAGLILGPYENIGRLPWWLGRVARGGPVLAPGPRDLALQYVDVRDLAEWLLGSVERELSGAYNLISAQGHATMGSLLDACVRVSGGGAELRWTSPEVVLGAGIEPWTQLPVWIPGGSEGYDALHSADVSRAVATGLTCRSVEETVADTWEWLRSTPEYAGRPGVGLDPAVEAKVLGVPVEG is encoded by the coding sequence ATGAGACTTCTGGTGCTGGGCGGTACGGAGTTCGCGGGGCGGGCCGTCGTGGAGGCTGCCCTCGGTCGGGGCTGGGAGGTGACCGTCCTCAACCGGGGCCGGCACGAAACCCCGGCCGGGGTACGGGCGTTGCTCGGTGACCGCACCGCGCCCGGTGGGCTCGCCGCGTTGGCCTCGGGCGAGTGGGATGCCGTGGTCGACACCTGGTCGGCGGCGCCGCGGGCTGTCGACGACGCGGCGCGGCTGCTCGCCGACCGGGTGGGCCGGTACGTGTATGTGTCGAGTTGCTCCGTGTACGCGTGGGCTCCGCCCGCCGGGTACGGGGAGGACGCGCCGCTCGTCGAGGGGGCCTCGGCCTCCGCCGACAAGACCGACTACGCGCGTGACAAGCGGGGCGGGGAGCTGGCCGCGCTCGGGGCGTTCGGGGCGGAGCGGTCGGTGTTCGCCCGGGCCGGGCTCATTCTCGGGCCGTACGAGAACATCGGGCGGTTGCCGTGGTGGTTGGGGCGGGTTGCGCGGGGTGGGCCGGTGTTGGCGCCCGGGCCTCGGGATCTGGCGCTTCAGTATGTGGATGTGCGGGATCTGGCGGAGTGGTTGCTGGGTTCTGTGGAGCGGGAGTTGAGCGGGGCGTACAACCTGATCTCCGCGCAGGGGCACGCGACGATGGGGTCGCTGTTGGACGCGTGTGTGCGGGTCAGCGGTGGAGGGGCTGAGCTGCGGTGGACCTCGCCGGAGGTGGTGCTCGGGGCGGGGATCGAGCCGTGGACTCAGTTGCCGGTGTGGATTCCGGGCGGGAGTGAGGGGTACGACGCCTTGCACAGTGCGGATGTGTCTCGGGCGGTGGCCACGGGGCTGACGTGTCGGTCTGTCGAGGAGACGGTGGCTGACACGTGGGAGTGGTTGCGGAGCACGCCGGAGTATGCGGGGCGGCCGGGGGTTGGGCTTGACCCTGCTGTTGAGGCGAAGGTGCTTGGGGTTCCGGTCGAGGGGTGA
- a CDS encoding DUF1996 domain-containing protein: MGRNDRKRRTPLATKAIAASAALALGGGGLLWAQMNASAHESNSGQNETKAAAASAQVATIACPDVGQQLTNVPQKARQGVAVELANLDKQITEAYARLASTRQAQANDASFVQNAIVGPLKEKRAATIDRIRIDIQRVGGSVNATALKQLAACTTQNATNTTTAGRGGGRGNGGKGGGKNNGGGQNTAAPSASASASAAPPANNGGQAGNGPVAADFVDITKVANNVLAKPQNSGQASTGTFTTKCGVNANKNHNTDNVIVAPGVTNGAHHEHDYVGNQKVNAFSTNDSLLAAPSSCQNQSDLSSYYWPVVRVQDGSQEFDANADGGGKEGNVGKILTAQSATIKYVGSPAAKVVAMPQFLRIITGDAKTLTNGLANANAHWSCTGFESKVQLTEQYPICPQGSNVVRTFAFQSCWDGVNIDSANHRTHVAFADPASGVCGNGFKAIPQLTMSLVYKITPPTLQADGTVKNAYAVDGFPEQLHKPSTDHDDFISVTKNNLAAKIANCINAGKQCQ; the protein is encoded by the coding sequence ATGGGACGCAATGATCGTAAACGCCGTACGCCGCTGGCCACCAAGGCCATTGCCGCATCGGCTGCCCTAGCGCTCGGTGGGGGCGGGCTGCTCTGGGCACAGATGAACGCTTCGGCGCACGAGTCCAACTCGGGCCAGAACGAGACCAAGGCCGCGGCCGCCTCGGCGCAGGTCGCCACGATCGCCTGCCCGGACGTCGGCCAGCAGCTGACGAACGTGCCGCAGAAGGCTCGTCAGGGTGTCGCCGTCGAACTGGCGAACCTCGACAAGCAGATCACCGAGGCCTACGCCCGACTCGCGTCGACGCGTCAGGCCCAGGCGAATGACGCGAGCTTCGTACAGAACGCGATCGTCGGCCCCCTCAAGGAGAAGCGGGCCGCGACGATCGACCGCATTCGCATCGACATCCAGCGAGTGGGCGGCTCCGTCAATGCCACCGCGCTGAAGCAGCTCGCCGCCTGCACCACGCAGAACGCCACCAACACCACCACGGCAGGTCGCGGCGGCGGTCGGGGCAACGGCGGCAAGGGCGGCGGCAAGAACAACGGCGGCGGGCAGAACACCGCCGCGCCGAGCGCGAGCGCGAGTGCCTCCGCGGCGCCGCCCGCCAACAACGGCGGCCAGGCCGGCAACGGCCCGGTGGCGGCAGACTTCGTGGACATCACGAAGGTGGCGAACAACGTACTGGCGAAGCCGCAGAACAGCGGCCAGGCTTCGACCGGTACGTTCACCACCAAGTGCGGTGTCAACGCGAACAAGAACCACAACACCGACAACGTCATCGTGGCGCCCGGCGTGACCAACGGCGCGCACCACGAGCACGACTACGTCGGCAACCAGAAGGTCAACGCGTTCTCCACGAACGACTCGCTGCTGGCCGCCCCCTCCAGCTGCCAGAACCAGAGTGACCTCTCGTCGTACTACTGGCCGGTCGTGCGTGTGCAGGACGGCTCGCAGGAGTTCGACGCCAACGCGGACGGCGGTGGCAAGGAAGGCAACGTCGGCAAGATCCTGACCGCGCAGTCGGCGACGATCAAGTACGTCGGTTCGCCGGCCGCCAAGGTCGTCGCGATGCCGCAGTTCCTGCGCATCATCACCGGTGACGCCAAGACCCTCACCAACGGTCTGGCGAACGCCAACGCGCACTGGAGCTGCACCGGCTTCGAGAGCAAGGTCCAGCTGACGGAGCAGTACCCGATCTGCCCGCAGGGCAGCAACGTGGTCCGCACCTTCGCGTTCCAGAGCTGCTGGGACGGCGTGAACATCGACAGCGCCAACCACCGTACGCACGTGGCCTTCGCGGACCCGGCGAGCGGTGTCTGCGGGAACGGCTTCAAGGCCATCCCGCAGCTGACGATGAGCCTGGTCTACAAGATCACGCCCCCCACCCTCCAGGCGGACGGCACCGTGAAGAACGCCTACGCGGTGGACGGATTCCCGGAGCAGCTGCACAAGCCGTCGACCGACCACGACGACTTCATCAGCGTCACCAAGAACAACCTGGCGGCGAAGATCGCCAACTGCATCAACGCCGGCAAGCAGTGCCAGTGA
- a CDS encoding MarR family winged helix-turn-helix transcriptional regulator: MRNQKADPGPELEIVHLLRAVAVELGLHSARFANQNGMHPTDVRALIALMDADRAGEEMTAGRLGGALGLNSAGTTALVDRLERAGHVRRVRSEGDRRRVVVEVDQRAVALGQAFFGPLIGSAVELLRGYDDRERAAIRSFLDRVREAAAEG, translated from the coding sequence GTGCGGAACCAGAAGGCGGACCCCGGGCCGGAGCTGGAGATCGTGCATCTCCTGCGGGCCGTCGCGGTCGAACTCGGCCTGCACAGCGCCCGGTTCGCGAACCAGAACGGTATGCACCCGACAGACGTGCGCGCCCTGATCGCCCTCATGGACGCGGACCGGGCCGGCGAGGAGATGACGGCCGGGCGGCTCGGCGGCGCGCTCGGGCTCAACTCGGCGGGGACCACCGCCCTGGTCGACCGACTGGAACGCGCCGGGCACGTGCGGCGGGTGCGGAGCGAGGGGGACCGGCGCAGGGTCGTCGTCGAAGTGGACCAGCGGGCGGTCGCACTCGGGCAGGCCTTCTTCGGTCCGCTCATCGGGAGTGCCGTAGAACTGCTCCGCGGGTACGACGACCGGGAGCGGGCCGCGATCCGCAGCTTCCTGGACCGGGTCCGCGAGGCCGCCGCCGAGGGCTAA
- the arsM gene encoding arsenite methyltransferase, with amino-acid sequence MSEHSTDLREAVRRRYAAAAVQVTEGGTGCCGPQPAETDDSFGGDDIFGSALYSADERGTLPAEAVAASLGCGNPTAVAELREGDRVLDLGSGGGIDVLLSARRVGPTGRAYGLDMTDEMLRLALANAEKAGAANVEFLKGTIEAIPLPADTVDVVISNCVINLSVDKPAVFAETFRVLKSGGRLGVSDVVADDSLTAGQRAERGDHVGCVAGALSFAEYREGLEAAGFTDVSITPTHPVADGMHSALVRATKPLTGPDRASLA; translated from the coding sequence ATGAGCGAGCACTCCACCGACCTGCGCGAAGCCGTCCGCCGGCGCTACGCCGCCGCAGCGGTACAGGTCACCGAGGGCGGCACCGGCTGTTGCGGGCCGCAGCCGGCCGAGACCGACGACAGCTTCGGCGGCGACGACATCTTCGGTTCCGCCCTCTACTCCGCCGACGAACGCGGCACCCTGCCCGCCGAGGCCGTGGCCGCCTCCCTGGGCTGCGGGAACCCCACCGCCGTCGCCGAGCTCCGGGAGGGCGACCGCGTCCTCGACCTCGGCTCGGGCGGCGGCATCGACGTCCTGCTCTCCGCGCGCCGCGTGGGCCCCACCGGCCGGGCGTACGGCCTCGACATGACCGACGAGATGCTCCGGCTCGCCCTGGCCAACGCCGAGAAGGCGGGTGCGGCCAACGTCGAGTTCCTCAAGGGCACCATCGAGGCGATCCCCCTCCCGGCGGACACCGTCGACGTCGTGATCTCCAACTGCGTGATCAACCTGTCCGTCGACAAGCCGGCCGTCTTCGCCGAGACCTTCCGGGTCCTGAAGTCCGGCGGGCGTCTGGGCGTCTCGGACGTCGTCGCCGACGACAGCCTCACCGCCGGGCAGCGCGCCGAACGCGGCGACCACGTCGGCTGCGTCGCCGGGGCCCTGTCCTTCGCGGAGTACCGGGAAGGCCTCGAAGCGGCCGGGTTCACGGACGTCTCGATCACGCCCACCCACCCCGTCGCGGACGGCATGCACTCCGCCCTCGTCCGCGCCACGAAGCCGCTCACCGGGCCGGACCGGGCGTCTCTCGCCTAA
- the glnII gene encoding glutamine synthetase yields the protein MTFKAEYIWIDGTQPTAKLRSKTKILADDAKGAELPIWGFDGSSTNQAEGHSSDRVLKPVASFPDPIRGGDDILVMCEVLEIDMTPHESNTRAALAEVSAKFAAQEPIFGIEQEYTFFDGARPLGFPEGGFPAPQGGYYCGVGADEIFGREIVEAHLDNCLKAGLAISGINAEVMPGQWEFQVGPVSPLEVSDHLWIARWLLYRTAEDFGISATLDPKPVKGDWNGAGAHTNFSTKAMREGYDAIITACESLGEGSKPLDHVKYYGAGIDDRLTGLHETAPWNEYSYGVSNRGASVRIPWQVEKDGKGYIEDRRPNANVDPYLVTRLIVDTCCSALEKAGQV from the coding sequence GTGACCTTCAAGGCTGAGTACATCTGGATCGACGGCACCCAGCCGACGGCCAAGCTCCGTTCCAAGACGAAGATTCTGGCGGATGACGCCAAGGGCGCGGAGCTGCCGATCTGGGGCTTCGACGGGTCGTCCACGAACCAGGCCGAGGGGCACTCCTCGGACCGCGTGCTCAAGCCGGTCGCCAGCTTCCCGGACCCGATCCGCGGCGGCGACGACATCCTCGTCATGTGCGAGGTCCTTGAGATCGACATGACGCCGCACGAGTCCAACACGCGTGCCGCGCTCGCCGAGGTCTCGGCCAAGTTCGCCGCTCAGGAGCCGATCTTCGGCATCGAGCAGGAGTACACCTTCTTCGACGGCGCCCGTCCGCTGGGCTTCCCCGAGGGCGGCTTCCCGGCGCCCCAGGGCGGCTACTACTGCGGCGTCGGCGCCGACGAGATCTTCGGCCGCGAGATCGTCGAGGCCCACCTGGACAACTGCCTCAAGGCCGGTCTCGCGATCTCCGGCATCAACGCCGAGGTCATGCCCGGCCAGTGGGAGTTCCAGGTCGGCCCGGTCTCCCCGCTGGAGGTCTCCGACCACCTGTGGATCGCCCGCTGGCTGCTCTACCGCACCGCCGAGGACTTCGGCATCTCCGCGACCCTCGACCCCAAGCCGGTCAAGGGCGACTGGAACGGCGCGGGCGCGCACACCAACTTCTCCACCAAGGCGATGCGCGAGGGCTACGACGCGATCATCACCGCGTGCGAGTCCCTCGGCGAGGGTTCCAAGCCCCTCGACCACGTCAAGTACTACGGCGCCGGCATCGACGACCGCCTGACGGGCCTGCACGAGACCGCCCCGTGGAACGAGTACTCCTACGGCGTCTCCAACCGCGGCGCCTCGGTCCGTATCCCGTGGCAGGTCGAGAAGGACGGCAAGGGCTACATCGAGGACCGCCGTCCGAACGCCAACGTGGACCCGTACCTCGTGACGCGCCTCATCGTCGACACCTGCTGCTCCGCACTGGAGAAGGCCGGCCAGGTCTGA
- a CDS encoding proline iminopeptidase-family hydrolase: MINRRSVLRSTGALTAGGFVPVLAPGRGGPGGASRLRPGERYVGVPGGRVWVNVVGHGSRPPLLVLHGGPGAGHDYLESLGDLAVDRSVVFYDQLGCGRSEKPDNPALWVVDRFVAEVEAVRRALGLRRFHLYGHSWGGWLAIEYLLRQPREVSAVVLASTGSSAPQFVTGTRELRTQLPADVQRVLDEYEAKGDYTAPEYLDAVNVFYANFFCRLDPYPEALLRSAANVDGNQVYATMNGPNEFVMTGNLASWDRTSKLRRIRKPVLLTRGRYDEFAVECTDTLEQGLPFTERVEFPHSAHMAMWEDREAYMRTLGSFLSDWDGVR, encoded by the coding sequence ATGATCAACCGTCGCAGCGTTCTCAGGTCGACCGGCGCCCTCACCGCCGGCGGCTTCGTGCCCGTCCTCGCCCCGGGGCGGGGCGGACCCGGTGGCGCGTCCCGACTCCGGCCCGGTGAGCGGTATGTCGGCGTGCCCGGTGGCCGGGTCTGGGTGAACGTCGTCGGGCACGGGTCGCGGCCGCCGCTGCTGGTGCTGCACGGCGGGCCGGGGGCCGGGCACGACTATCTGGAGTCCCTGGGCGACCTGGCCGTGGACCGGTCGGTCGTGTTCTACGACCAACTGGGGTGCGGGCGTTCGGAGAAGCCGGACAACCCCGCGCTCTGGGTGGTCGACCGGTTCGTCGCCGAAGTGGAGGCGGTCCGGCGGGCGTTGGGGCTGCGGCGGTTCCACCTGTACGGGCACTCGTGGGGCGGCTGGCTCGCCATCGAGTACCTGTTGCGTCAGCCGCGCGAGGTGAGCGCGGTCGTGCTGGCCAGTACGGGGTCGAGCGCGCCCCAATTCGTCACCGGCACAAGGGAGTTGCGCACGCAGCTGCCGGCCGACGTGCAGCGCGTCCTCGACGAGTACGAGGCGAAGGGCGACTACACGGCACCGGAGTATCTCGACGCGGTGAACGTCTTCTACGCGAACTTCTTCTGCCGTCTCGACCCGTACCCCGAGGCCCTGTTGCGCAGCGCCGCGAACGTCGACGGCAACCAGGTGTACGCCACGATGAACGGTCCGAACGAGTTCGTGATGACCGGCAACCTCGCTTCCTGGGACCGGACTTCGAAGCTGCGCCGGATCAGGAAGCCCGTACTGCTGACGCGCGGGCGCTACGACGAGTTCGCCGTGGAGTGCACGGACACGCTGGAGCAGGGGCTTCCCTTCACCGAGCGGGTCGAGTTCCCGCACAGCGCGCACATGGCGATGTGGGAGGACCGGGAGGCGTACATGCGCACCCTCGGGTCGTTCCTGTCCGACTGGGACGGGGTGCGCTGA
- a CDS encoding sensor histidine kinase produces METNRERARTVLVAGVRGLGLAIVSLGGSLTLFVLTLVSLALIPAGVGLITTPWVLAGVRAQANLRRVLGVRWCGVRIPVVYRSVPAGARPWTRTLHLLRDPATWRDLRWLPVDMVAGFVTALVPAALVFYPLEGFALAFGLWRVFTDGTYVGWWYGFVPVGGQGSALLAGLLGVGILVASYFLTPALLRVHFLLTRSLLSPGQGELAERVRVLTETRRDAVDGSAAELRRIERDLHDGAQARLVAMGMDLGTIEALLEKNPAKARELLARARQSSVEALGELRDLVRGIHPPVLAERGLGDAVRALALRMPVPTEVSAELGGGRADAPVESAAYFAVSEVLTNAVKHSGADRIWVDMRYAEGALRVSVTDNGGGGAVVGAGSGLSGVGRRLGTFDGVLAVSSPAGGPTMVTMEIPCVLS; encoded by the coding sequence ATGGAAACCAACCGTGAGCGGGCCCGTACTGTCCTGGTCGCCGGGGTGCGTGGGCTTGGCCTCGCGATTGTCTCGCTAGGCGGTTCACTCACCCTCTTCGTCCTCACCCTCGTCTCCCTCGCGCTCATCCCGGCCGGCGTCGGGCTGATCACCACCCCCTGGGTGTTGGCCGGTGTGCGAGCGCAGGCGAATCTGCGGCGGGTGCTCGGCGTGCGGTGGTGCGGGGTGCGGATTCCGGTGGTGTACCGGTCCGTCCCCGCCGGTGCGCGGCCCTGGACGCGCACCCTCCATCTCCTCCGTGACCCCGCGACCTGGCGGGATCTGCGGTGGCTGCCCGTCGACATGGTCGCCGGGTTCGTCACCGCGCTGGTGCCCGCGGCTCTGGTGTTCTATCCGCTGGAGGGCTTCGCGTTGGCGTTCGGGTTGTGGCGGGTGTTCACGGACGGGACGTATGTGGGGTGGTGGTACGGGTTCGTGCCGGTGGGCGGGCAGGGCAGTGCGCTGCTCGCGGGGCTGCTCGGCGTCGGGATTCTCGTCGCTTCCTACTTCCTCACCCCGGCCCTGCTCCGCGTCCACTTTCTGCTGACGCGTTCCCTTCTCTCCCCAGGGCAGGGTGAACTCGCCGAGCGGGTAAGGGTGTTGACCGAGACCCGGCGGGACGCGGTGGACGGTTCCGCCGCTGAGCTGCGGCGGATCGAGCGTGATCTGCATGATGGGGCGCAGGCCCGGCTGGTGGCCATGGGGATGGATCTCGGGACCATCGAGGCGCTGTTGGAGAAGAACCCGGCCAAGGCCCGGGAGTTGCTCGCCCGGGCTCGGCAGTCCTCCGTCGAGGCCCTCGGCGAGCTGCGTGATCTCGTGCGGGGTATTCATCCTCCGGTGCTGGCGGAGCGTGGACTCGGGGACGCCGTAAGGGCGTTGGCGCTGCGGATGCCGGTGCCGACCGAGGTGAGTGCGGAGCTGGGGGGCGGGCGGGCCGACGCGCCGGTCGAGTCGGCCGCGTATTTCGCCGTCAGTGAGGTGCTCACCAACGCCGTGAAGCATTCCGGTGCCGATCGGATCTGGGTCGACATGCGGTATGCGGAAGGGGCGTTGAGGGTCTCCGTCACCGACAACGGTGGGGGTGGGGCCGTGGTCGGGGCGGGGTCGGGGCTCTCCGGGGTCGGGCGGCGGCTGGGTACATTCGACGGCGTCCTGGCCGTCAGCAGTCCCGCGGGCGGTCCCACCATGGTGACCATGGAGATTCCGTGCGTGTTGTCCTAG
- a CDS encoding alpha/beta fold hydrolase, with translation MAKWPEDREAVTVPTPFGETYVNVCGPADGRPLVLLPGGGGATSASWYAQADRLARTHRLYAMDLIGAPGRSVPVVGRRPRTVADLAVWLDAVLDGLGAPVVDLGGHSYGGWIALHYALRAPARVRRLFLLDPTQCFAGFETAYLLHALPMLLRPTPRRVRAFLEWETGGVPLDPDWLRLQEAGAGFPSVRPVTGPRPAPEALRGLNASVLLLLAGSSRTHDTHLVAARAGGLLPRVETDILPDVSHHALPHAAPERLGRHLTGFLGP, from the coding sequence ATGGCGAAGTGGCCCGAGGACCGGGAGGCGGTGACCGTCCCGACGCCGTTCGGGGAGACGTACGTCAATGTGTGCGGGCCCGCCGACGGGCGCCCGCTCGTGCTGCTGCCGGGCGGCGGGGGAGCGACCTCGGCGTCCTGGTACGCCCAGGCCGACCGACTCGCCCGCACCCACCGCCTCTACGCCATGGACCTGATCGGCGCCCCGGGCCGCAGCGTTCCGGTGGTCGGCCGGCGGCCGCGCACGGTGGCCGATCTGGCGGTCTGGCTGGACGCGGTGCTCGACGGGCTGGGGGCGCCGGTCGTGGACCTCGGCGGCCATTCGTACGGCGGCTGGATCGCGCTGCACTACGCACTGCGCGCGCCCGCCCGGGTACGCCGTCTGTTCCTCCTCGACCCGACCCAGTGCTTCGCCGGGTTCGAGACGGCGTACCTGCTGCACGCACTGCCGATGCTGCTACGGCCCACTCCGCGCCGAGTCCGCGCGTTCCTGGAGTGGGAGACCGGGGGAGTGCCGCTGGACCCCGACTGGCTCCGCCTCCAGGAGGCGGGCGCGGGGTTCCCGTCCGTGAGACCGGTGACCGGTCCCCGCCCGGCGCCCGAGGCGCTGCGCGGGCTGAACGCGTCGGTCCTGCTGCTTCTGGCCGGAAGCAGCAGGACCCATGACACTCACCTGGTGGCGGCCCGGGCGGGCGGTCTGCTGCCGCGCGTCGAGACGGACATCCTCCCGGACGTCTCGCATCACGCGCTGCCGCATGCCGCGCCGGAGCGACTGGGCCGTCACCTCACCGGTTTTCTCGGACCTTGA
- a CDS encoding winged helix-turn-helix domain-containing protein, which translates to MAIIRSLPALPSTTLDTPAPNAPRHHLRAVDRDEVIDVAEFLPPGATWLPAPPHTLPTLPGQPPMVGYLVLIPADSPHLTRTEPVPALPAEAEPLVRIDTVQRTAQLNGAELDLTYLEFELLAHLVAHPNRVHTRDQLVTTVWGYGHVGDGRTVDVHIARLRRKLGVEHRKAIQTVRRVGYKYTPPTAR; encoded by the coding sequence ATGGCGATCATCCGTTCTCTCCCCGCTCTTCCCTCCACCACGCTCGACACCCCCGCTCCGAACGCTCCACGGCACCATCTGCGCGCCGTGGACCGGGACGAGGTGATCGACGTCGCGGAGTTCCTGCCGCCGGGCGCCACCTGGCTGCCCGCGCCTCCGCACACGCTGCCCACGCTGCCGGGGCAGCCGCCGATGGTCGGGTACCTCGTCCTCATCCCGGCCGACAGCCCGCACCTCACCCGGACCGAGCCGGTCCCGGCTCTCCCCGCCGAGGCCGAACCCCTCGTCCGCATCGACACCGTGCAGCGCACCGCGCAGCTGAACGGCGCGGAACTCGACCTGACGTACCTGGAGTTCGAACTCCTCGCGCATCTCGTCGCGCACCCGAACCGGGTCCACACGCGGGACCAGCTCGTCACCACGGTGTGGGGGTACGGGCATGTGGGCGACGGTCGTACCGTCGACGTCCACATCGCCCGGCTGCGCCGCAAGCTCGGTGTCGAGCACCGGAAGGCGATCCAGACGGTGCGGCGGGTCGGGTACAAGTACACGCCGCCGACAGCTCGTTGA
- a CDS encoding arsenate reductase family protein: MEIWINPACSKCRSAVSLLDAEGAEYTVRRYLEDVPSEGEIRDVLERLGLEPWDITRTQEAVAKELGLKSWARDASSRERWVAAMAAHPKLIQRPIITAEDGTAVVARSDEAVRDALSRRSGPGAGSDSA; the protein is encoded by the coding sequence ATGGAGATCTGGATCAACCCGGCCTGTTCCAAGTGCCGTAGTGCCGTGAGTCTGCTCGACGCCGAAGGGGCCGAGTACACCGTCCGGCGCTATCTGGAGGACGTGCCGAGCGAGGGCGAGATCAGGGACGTACTGGAGCGGCTCGGGCTCGAACCGTGGGACATCACGCGTACGCAGGAGGCCGTGGCGAAGGAGCTGGGGCTCAAGTCGTGGGCGCGGGACGCGAGTTCGCGGGAGCGGTGGGTGGCGGCGATGGCCGCGCATCCGAAGCTGATCCAGCGGCCGATCATCACGGCGGAGGACGGTACGGCGGTGGTGGCCCGCAGTGACGAGGCCGTACGGGACGCGCTGTCGCGGCGGTCGGGACCGGGGGCGGGGTCGGACTCCGCGTAG
- a CDS encoding tetratricopeptide repeat protein has translation MDQEGWDDRVTAAWASFDDYPEERAPEFRALIDALVAELPDGSPLRPFEQACAWDSTGHSDKAAPLYREALARGLSEDSGYKGRRAKIQLASSLRNIGQAEEGVKLLTPELDAPSDELDDAVRACLALCLSSLGRDREGLSLVLGALAPHLPRYQRSMANYARALVDPEG, from the coding sequence ATGGATCAAGAGGGCTGGGACGACCGTGTGACCGCCGCCTGGGCGAGCTTCGACGACTATCCCGAGGAGCGAGCGCCCGAGTTCCGTGCCCTGATCGACGCGCTCGTCGCCGAGCTGCCGGACGGCAGTCCGCTACGGCCGTTCGAACAGGCCTGTGCCTGGGACTCCACCGGGCACTCCGACAAGGCCGCTCCGCTGTACCGGGAGGCGCTCGCGCGCGGGCTGAGCGAGGACAGCGGCTACAAGGGGCGCCGGGCGAAGATCCAACTCGCCAGCTCCCTACGGAACATCGGGCAGGCGGAGGAGGGCGTCAAGCTGCTCACTCCCGAACTCGACGCCCCCTCGGACGAGTTGGACGACGCGGTCCGCGCGTGCCTCGCCCTGTGTCTGTCCAGCCTGGGCCGCGACCGCGAGGGCCTGTCCCTCGTGCTGGGCGCCCTCGCGCCCCATCTGCCGCGCTACCAGCGGTCGATGGCGAACTACGCGCGGGCGCTGGTCGACCCCGAGGGCTGA
- a CDS encoding response regulator transcription factor, which yields MRVVLAEDLFLLRDGLVRLLEAYDFEIVAAVESGPELTKALAESAPDVAVVDVRLPPTHTDEGLQCALRARRDRPGLPVLVLSQHVEQLYARELLADGTGGVGYLLKDRVFDAEQFVDAVRRVAGGGTVMDPQVIQQLLARRAADDRPLGRLTPREVEVLELMAQGRSNAAIAGQLVVTERAIGKHTSNIFAKLGLEVSDDDNRRVLAVLAYLDQGR from the coding sequence GTGCGTGTTGTCCTAGCCGAAGACCTGTTCCTGCTGCGGGACGGGCTGGTGCGGCTGTTGGAGGCCTACGACTTCGAGATCGTCGCGGCGGTGGAGAGCGGGCCCGAACTCACCAAGGCGCTGGCCGAGTCGGCGCCCGACGTCGCCGTGGTCGACGTACGGCTGCCGCCCACGCACACCGACGAGGGGTTGCAGTGCGCGTTGCGGGCACGACGGGACCGGCCGGGGCTGCCGGTGCTCGTGCTGTCGCAGCACGTGGAGCAGTTGTACGCGCGGGAGTTGCTCGCCGACGGGACCGGCGGGGTGGGGTATCTGCTGAAGGACCGGGTGTTCGACGCCGAGCAGTTCGTGGATGCCGTGCGGAGGGTGGCAGGGGGTGGGACGGTGATGGATCCGCAGGTCATCCAGCAGTTGCTGGCTCGGCGGGCAGCCGACGACCGGCCGCTGGGGCGGTTGACGCCCCGGGAGGTCGAGGTGCTGGAACTGATGGCGCAGGGGCGGTCGAACGCGGCGATCGCGGGGCAACTCGTCGTCACGGAACGGGCGATCGGGAAGCACACGTCCAATATTTTCGCCAAACTGGGGCTGGAAGTCTCGGACGATGACAATCGCCGCGTGCTGGCGGTATTGGCCTATTTGGACCAGGGACGCTGA
- a CDS encoding ArsR/SmtB family transcription factor — MSKQELEVIGQGAAGSCCGGVASAPLDDARATELAKVFKALGDPVRLRLLSMIASQGQGGEGGRSGEVCVCELTPAFDLAQPTISHHLKLLRQAGLIDCERRGTWVYYWALPEALDRLADFLVTPRTAATPA, encoded by the coding sequence ATGTCGAAACAAGAGCTTGAGGTGATCGGCCAGGGCGCGGCCGGGTCCTGCTGCGGCGGAGTGGCGTCCGCACCGCTGGACGACGCACGCGCGACAGAACTGGCCAAGGTCTTCAAGGCACTTGGGGACCCGGTCCGCCTACGGCTGCTGTCGATGATCGCCTCGCAGGGCCAGGGCGGCGAGGGCGGCCGGAGCGGTGAGGTGTGCGTGTGCGAGCTGACCCCCGCCTTCGACCTGGCCCAGCCGACGATCTCCCACCACCTCAAGCTGCTGCGCCAGGCCGGACTGATCGACTGCGAGCGCCGCGGTACGTGGGTGTACTACTGGGCGCTGCCCGAGGCACTGGACCGCCTGGCCGACTTCCTGGTCACCCCGCGGACCGCCGCGACGCCGGCGTGA